The DNA region TACTCATCTCTTCCGATGTCCCGCCTAAGCCTCCCTAACTGAAGAACTAGATCGTGGGGGCAGAGGGGGTCTCAGCAGAGACCCTGGGAAAGCTCCTGGGGGACAGGGTTACCTAAGAGCCGGCGTGTGTCGCTTAGGGGACCCTCCCCGGGAGACACTCTGTCGCCATCTGGAGAGAAAGGGCCTCTCCCCACACGAGGAACTTGACACAGGGCTGAGGTCCCCGCTGGTGCAGCAGCTGCACAGCCTCTGTGTCCCCCACGGACACGAACAGAGGTTCCCCCAGAGGCCACAGGCCCCTTGAAAAGACGCTGTCCCGTTGTCCCCAGAGCCTGTCTACCTTTCAGACCACGTGCCCTGCTTGTTCTGGAAGGTGCCTTCACTGTACCCAGAGGTGATGAGGCGCATGCCCAGTCACACCCTGCAgtagccctccccctcccacagtGAAACCCCCAGATCCAGACACCTGCGTCAGGCATGTGCACAGGTACACGGCACACGCCACCCCACAGGTACACAGCACACGCCACCCCACAGGTACACGGCACACGCCAGCCACCCCACAGGTAAATGAGCCCTGCTCACTCCCGGACTCCTACACAGAGAGCCCAGCCTCAGCACCTCAGGGTCCAGCCCTGCACCCCGAGCACGCCTCTCACAAACGCGTGGCTTTTGAACCATCTTTCACTGGCTCAGGTTCAAGGGGTGGAGGAGCAGTGAGCGTCATCAGCTGCCTTCCCCTCCAACTTCCCAGCATGCCTCTTATCTCTGCCTCACACTTCACCCCtggcccctcttccttccttgaaCCCAAGGAATCCTTCTTGCTGGAAAGCCCTTGGCTTCTCAGCCTCCCTTTCCACCTTCGGGAAAGTACCACCTTCTggcccccacctccttccttttCCAAGTGCAGGACCCCACCAGGGGGCTCCGACCTCAAAACAGGAAGCCGAGGGCCAATGCCCTGTGTGGGCCTCAAGCTTAGACAGGCAGTGGGCGTGGGGTGAAGGCTTCCTGAGTGCCCCCACCCCGTGCCACCCAAAGGCCCTGCCCAGAACTGATGGCCTTCATTAGCCCGGCGCTTATCTTGGAACCACAGCAGGTGACAGAGCTGCCCggcctccctctctgcctgcGTGAGCCCAGCAGTGTCATGGGGAACTGCCTGCACCCGGTGAGTGTGGGGCGGAACCCACaactctgcccctcctaccccTCTGTTTCCCCCCTGTCTTTTcgttctttccttccctcctcatcTCGTATCCCTTCCCTCGTCTCCCCTCTCTTCTTACCTCCCGACTCCAGGTCCCTATGCTTTTCCTCATTTGTCTTTCAATCAGTACCATCCAGGCCCCTGGCTGCTCTCCCTGggactcccctgcctgccagccctgccccctgccctgccctggctgacCCATGACTCTGCCTCGGCAGGCTCCCCAGTCTCCACTGCGATGTCCTTTCCCACCAGCCCCACTGCATCCCCACTCCAGCCCCGTATTCTCCACCCCAGGCTcccccctgtctccctccctcccccccctctcaTTCCCGAGACCAGCGGGGTAACTAGATGTGTGATTGTCCCTCTGGGGACCCTCCAGGTGGACTCCTCCACTGACAACAGTTCGAGTAGCTTTTCCTTTGATCCTAATGAGTGGAATTATACTGAGACCTATGACTACTCTGGAATGGACGCAGCTGCCCCCTGCCGCTCCTGCAACCTGCTGGACGAGTCCTCACTGCCtttctacatcctcgccagcgtCCTGGGCATCCTGACCAGTGCGGCTGTCCTCTTCGCTCTGCTCAGACCCCTCTTTCACCGGCAGCTCTGTCCTGGCCATCAGCTCCTCCTCACACAGTTAGCCGTGGGCAGTGCCCTCTTCAGCATCGTGGTGCCCATCCTGGCACCAGGCCTCCGTGGTGCCCACAACACCTACGTGTGCCACCTGGCCCACTTAGTCTGGTATGGCTCAGCCTTTGCCCAAGCTTTGCTGATAGGCTGCCATGCCTGCCTGGGTCCCAAACTGGGTGCAGGCCCGGTCCCACGCCTCATCCTGGGGCTCACTGTGGGCCTTTGGGGACTGGCCATCCTCCTGGCGCTGCccatcaccctggccagtgacacCTCCCATGGACTCTGCTCCttgtcacctggccagggcattttGAAGTTTCTGCACGCTGCCAGCTGTTTTGCCATCTTTGTCTTGTTGCCACTGGGTTTATTGGGAGCCAAGGGGGTGAAAAGGGCCTTGGGCAGGGGGCCGTGTCCCTGGGTTGACGTGCTGTGGCTCTGGTTCATTTTCTGGTGGCTTCACGGAGTGCTGTGGGGATTGGACTTACTAGTGAGGTCCAGGTTCTTGGTGCTGTCGTCCTGT from Myotis daubentonii chromosome 18, mMyoDau2.1, whole genome shotgun sequence includes:
- the ACKR1 gene encoding atypical chemokine receptor 1 — translated: MGNCLHPVDSSTDNSSSSFSFDPNEWNYTETYDYSGMDAAAPCRSCNLLDESSLPFYILASVLGILTSAAVLFALLRPLFHRQLCPGHQLLLTQLAVGSALFSIVVPILAPGLRGAHNTYVCHLAHLVWYGSAFAQALLIGCHACLGPKLGAGPVPRLILGLTVGLWGLAILLALPITLASDTSHGLCSLSPGQGILKFLHAASCFAIFVLLPLGLLGAKGVKRALGRGPCPWVDVLWLWFIFWWLHGVLWGLDLLVRSRFLVLSSCPTQQALDLLLHLAEALAILHCVAVPLLLALFCQRATRRAVPSLALPARQSSPPDALGGKS